The following proteins are co-located in the Candidatus Dormiibacterota bacterium genome:
- a CDS encoding FKBP-type peptidyl-prolyl cis-trans isomerase — protein sequence MTTTTGDGLKYGDITPGTGAEAAAGKNVTMNYSGWTQDGKLFDSSRGSGRTPFEVDNLGQASVIKGWNEGIVGMKLGGVRRLVIPPALGYGAQGYPPVIPANATLTFDVELVCILS from the coding sequence CTGACCACCACCACCGGCGACGGGCTCAAGTACGGCGACATCACCCCCGGCACCGGCGCCGAGGCGGCCGCCGGCAAGAACGTCACCATGAACTACAGCGGCTGGACCCAGGACGGGAAGCTCTTCGACAGCTCCCGCGGCTCCGGCCGGACCCCGTTCGAGGTCGACAACCTCGGGCAGGCGTCGGTGATCAAGGGCTGGAACGAGGGGATCGTGGGGATGAAGCTGGGCGGCGTCCGCCGGCTGGTCATCCCCCCGGCGCTCGGCTACGGCGCCCAGGGCTACCCGCCGGTCATCCCCGCCAACGCCACTCTGACCTTCGATGTCGAGCTCGTCTGCATCCTGAGCTGA